A single Anatilimnocola floriformis DNA region contains:
- a CDS encoding FHA domain-containing protein, with amino-acid sequence MLGTINWRDREGCRSLALVGQEVVIGRSSRHAIALLGRGASRWHARLFAVAGQYFVEDLNSQNGTRCDGRRVSCSLPLLGQHVLEIGDEKIEVEMKPRLDAEPADNSTWYREQRNYWFRCWWRLSWTQFSFGWGWEQAEAQ; translated from the coding sequence ATGCTGGGCACCATTAATTGGCGAGACCGCGAAGGTTGCCGTTCCCTGGCGCTCGTTGGGCAGGAAGTGGTCATCGGCCGATCATCTCGCCACGCAATCGCTCTGCTTGGTCGCGGCGCCAGTCGTTGGCACGCACGGCTGTTTGCGGTGGCTGGTCAATACTTCGTCGAAGATCTGAATTCGCAAAACGGCACGCGTTGTGACGGCCGGCGCGTTTCCTGCAGCCTGCCGCTGCTTGGTCAACACGTGCTCGAGATTGGTGATGAAAAGATCGAGGTTGAAATGAAACCTCGCCTTGATGCCGAGCCTGCCGACAACTCGACGTGGTACCGAGAGCAGCGCAACTATTGGTTTCGTTGCTGGTGGCGATTGTCTTGGACCCAGTTTTCCTTCGGCTGGGGCTGGGAACAGGCGGAGGCACAGTAG
- a CDS encoding ECF-type sigma factor produces MDSQSTIENLISLLRRGDKDAPEALWNRYYARLAQLAQSRLNSRLRKVVDEEDVALSVFDTFCRGIQNGKFPELNGHDSLWPLLMVLTFRKVTKHAAKQAAQKRGAGKVVGEADFGENEEANLLAQAIGNEPSPEFVVEMEEQCNYLLGLLSPELQPVARGKLEGLSNSELSDRLGCSLRTLERRLGLIRRCWQEYPANQ; encoded by the coding sequence ATGGACTCGCAATCCACGATTGAAAATCTGATAAGCCTGCTCAGACGAGGTGACAAGGACGCTCCCGAGGCACTTTGGAACCGTTATTATGCGCGGCTCGCCCAGCTGGCACAGTCACGATTGAATTCGCGACTGCGAAAAGTTGTGGACGAAGAAGATGTCGCGCTGAGCGTCTTCGATACGTTCTGCCGTGGCATCCAGAATGGCAAGTTTCCCGAGTTGAATGGTCACGATAGTTTGTGGCCGCTTCTCATGGTTTTGACCTTTCGCAAAGTGACCAAGCACGCCGCCAAACAAGCGGCGCAGAAACGCGGCGCTGGGAAAGTCGTTGGAGAGGCCGACTTTGGGGAGAATGAAGAAGCTAACCTCCTGGCGCAAGCCATCGGTAACGAACCTTCGCCCGAATTTGTGGTGGAGATGGAAGAGCAGTGCAATTATTTGCTGGGCTTGCTCAGTCCAGAACTGCAACCTGTTGCGCGTGGAAAGCTAGAAGGGCTGTCGAACTCGGAGTTAAGCGATCGGTTGGGTTGCAGCTTGCGAACGTTGGAGCGACGCCTCGGCCTCATTCGCCGTTGCTGGCAAGAGTATCCTGCTAATCAGTGA
- a CDS encoding SOS response-associated peptidase: MCGRITLRTNIHTIANELQAPLPGLETVPRYNVSPGQFVLAIRGADQREIVQLKWGLIPSWSKDAKIAFSCLNARADTVKTKPAFRSAYKSRRCLVPADGYYEWLREGKEKLPYLYEFGGGKLFSLAGLWETWTDPAVAGALPLQTFTLITTEANELAAEVHDRMPVIVHAEDRQAWLAGDEIPLVPYETTGMSARRVSKVVNNSRNEGAECIAAP; encoded by the coding sequence ATGTGCGGACGCATCACGCTACGGACGAACATTCACACCATCGCCAACGAGCTCCAGGCTCCGCTCCCGGGACTTGAGACCGTCCCACGCTACAACGTCTCACCCGGCCAGTTTGTCCTTGCCATTCGCGGGGCCGACCAGCGTGAAATTGTGCAGCTGAAATGGGGCCTCATCCCGAGTTGGTCGAAGGACGCGAAGATCGCGTTCTCTTGTCTCAACGCTCGGGCCGACACCGTGAAAACCAAGCCTGCCTTTCGGTCAGCGTACAAGTCGCGCCGGTGCTTGGTGCCCGCGGACGGATACTACGAATGGCTGCGCGAGGGCAAAGAAAAGCTGCCGTACTTGTACGAGTTCGGTGGCGGCAAGTTGTTTTCGCTCGCTGGTCTATGGGAGACCTGGACCGATCCGGCCGTCGCCGGTGCACTGCCGCTTCAGACATTTACACTGATCACGACCGAGGCCAATGAGTTGGCCGCAGAGGTCCACGACCGCATGCCCGTAATAGTCCATGCCGAGGATCGGCAAGCCTGGTTGGCGGGGGACGAGATTCCGCTGGTTCCCTACGAGACCACCGGCATGTCTGCACGACGGGTAAGTAAGGTTGTCAATAATTCTCGGAACGAAGGAGCCGAGTGCATAGCTGCGCCGTAG
- a CDS encoding aldo/keto reductase family protein, producing the protein MKYNRILNHPQIASLLARSVAASSSKSEPSSNARVAIASAKRVAKVGGDSGVQPMVNIDELSFLYGTAWKEDATQQLTLMALQQGFRGIDTANQRKHYHEAAVGQAITAAIEQGLVTRDELFLQTKYTFIGGQDQRLPYDPHAPIAKQVEQSLASSLKHLHTTRIDSYVLHGPSQRVGLGADDWAAWRTMEAAQSRGEIRFLGISNVALDQLQLLVSQAESPVTFVQNRCYAARGWDREVRQFCVANNIKYQGFSLLTANRHVLGHPEIVALSRKHGCSPSQVIFRFAIDVGMLPLTGTADQSHMQADLSVHQFCLTAAEVAAVEQLG; encoded by the coding sequence ATGAAGTACAATCGGATTCTAAATCACCCTCAGATAGCAAGCCTGCTTGCCCGGTCTGTGGCGGCCAGCTCATCGAAATCCGAGCCAAGTTCCAATGCTCGCGTTGCCATCGCATCTGCGAAACGTGTTGCGAAGGTGGGCGGGGATAGCGGGGTACAGCCAATGGTCAACATAGACGAACTTTCATTTCTCTACGGCACGGCCTGGAAGGAAGATGCGACGCAGCAGCTCACCTTGATGGCGCTGCAGCAAGGCTTCCGTGGCATCGACACTGCAAACCAGCGGAAGCACTATCACGAAGCAGCGGTTGGCCAGGCGATCACGGCTGCGATTGAGCAAGGCTTGGTAACTCGCGACGAACTGTTCCTGCAGACGAAGTACACATTCATTGGCGGTCAGGATCAGCGGTTGCCCTACGATCCACACGCTCCGATTGCTAAGCAAGTCGAGCAGTCCTTGGCTAGTTCTCTGAAGCATCTTCACACCACCCGAATTGACTCTTACGTCCTACACGGCCCTAGCCAGCGGGTGGGATTGGGTGCGGACGATTGGGCTGCTTGGCGCACCATGGAAGCGGCACAGTCGCGCGGCGAGATACGGTTCCTGGGAATCAGCAATGTGGCACTCGATCAGCTGCAATTGTTGGTGAGCCAAGCTGAGTCACCGGTGACCTTCGTGCAGAATCGCTGCTACGCCGCACGGGGCTGGGATCGGGAAGTGCGACAGTTTTGCGTGGCGAACAACATCAAGTATCAAGGCTTCTCGCTGCTTACGGCCAATCGCCACGTCCTTGGTCATCCCGAGATTGTTGCGTTATCGCGCAAGCATGGCTGTAGTCCTTCGCAAGTCATCTTCCGGTTTGCAATCGATGTCGGAATGCTCCCCTTAACGGGCACGGCGGACCAGTCCCATATGCAGGCCGACTTGTCCGTTCACCAGTTCTGCCTCACGGCCGCTGAAGTCGCCGCCGTGGAGCAGCTGGGGTAA